One Thermococcus eurythermalis DNA segment encodes these proteins:
- the cas4 gene encoding CRISPR-associated protein Cas4, which produces MSYDPNCNNENCNANRAEYPLTDLLITGTEINYLFICPTKLWYFAKGITMEQENEWVDLGRFLHEQRYANEEKEVLVGSIKIDFIRRGDVIEVHEVKLSKSMEKAHEMQALYYLYYLKKLGIKARAVLHYPKLNETKEVTLDGREGEIEKAIKEVERIKSLPAPPKPVKLKKCLKCAYYELCWV; this is translated from the coding sequence ATGAGTTATGACCCAAACTGCAATAATGAAAACTGTAACGCCAATAGAGCAGAATACCCCCTAACCGACCTCCTCATCACCGGCACCGAAATCAACTACCTCTTCATCTGCCCGACTAAGCTCTGGTACTTCGCCAAGGGCATCACGATGGAGCAGGAAAACGAGTGGGTTGACCTCGGCAGGTTTCTCCACGAGCAGCGCTACGCCAACGAGGAGAAGGAAGTCCTCGTCGGAAGCATAAAGATTGACTTCATTCGGCGGGGCGACGTCATAGAAGTCCACGAGGTCAAGCTGAGCAAAAGCATGGAGAAGGCCCACGAAATGCAGGCGCTCTACTACCTTTACTACCTCAAAAAGCTCGGCATCAAGGCGAGGGCCGTTCTCCACTACCCGAAGCTCAACGAAACAAAGGAGGTAACTCTCGACGGAAGGGAGGGTGAAATCGAGAAGGCGATAAAAGAGGTTGAGCGAATTAAATCTCTCCCGGCTCCACCGAAGCCCGTTAAATTAAAGAAGTGCCTCAAATGCGCCTACTACGAACTCTGCTGGGTTTGA
- the cas1b gene encoding type I-B CRISPR-associated endonuclease Cas1b, giving the protein MRKRSLTLLSDGTLFRRENTLYFENELGRRPLAVEGIYDIYVYGHVTITSQALHFLAQKGIAVHFFNHYGHYDGSFYPRESLNSGDLVIRQAEHYLDGEKRLRLARLFVRGSALNMERNLKRWKVNDGFSEELRELLEKLEGARKITEVMNVEARIREAYYSRWDGHLPEGFKIVKRTRRPPENEMNALISFLNSRLYATIVSELYNTQLVPTVSYLHEPGERRFSLALDLSEIFKPIVADRLATRLVTKRMLSKGHFREELKGVLLTKEGMKKVLSEYEKELSKSVRHPELKKNVTKKRLIRLEAYKLIKHLIGVKEYEPLVAWF; this is encoded by the coding sequence ATGAGGAAGCGCTCCCTGACCCTGCTCTCTGACGGAACGCTTTTCAGGAGGGAGAACACGCTCTACTTCGAGAACGAACTTGGGAGGAGGCCACTGGCTGTTGAGGGAATTTACGACATCTACGTCTATGGTCACGTGACGATAACCTCCCAGGCGCTCCACTTTTTGGCTCAGAAGGGGATAGCGGTTCACTTCTTCAACCACTACGGCCACTACGACGGCAGTTTTTACCCGAGGGAGAGCCTTAACTCGGGAGATTTGGTCATCAGGCAGGCGGAGCACTACCTTGACGGGGAAAAGCGCCTTAGGCTAGCGAGGCTCTTCGTCAGGGGGAGCGCGCTCAACATGGAGCGTAACTTAAAGCGCTGGAAAGTTAATGATGGCTTCTCTGAGGAGCTGAGGGAACTCCTGGAGAAACTTGAGGGGGCGCGGAAGATAACCGAGGTCATGAACGTCGAGGCAAGGATTAGAGAGGCCTATTACTCGAGGTGGGACGGCCACCTTCCCGAGGGCTTCAAGATAGTTAAGCGCACTCGCAGGCCGCCGGAGAACGAGATGAACGCGCTGATAAGCTTTCTGAATTCGAGGCTTTACGCGACCATTGTGAGCGAGCTCTACAACACCCAGCTTGTCCCTACCGTCAGCTACCTTCACGAGCCCGGGGAAAGGAGATTCTCCCTTGCCCTCGACCTGAGCGAGATTTTCAAGCCGATTGTAGCGGACAGGCTCGCGACGAGGCTCGTAACCAAGAGAATGCTCTCAAAGGGGCACTTCAGAGAGGAGCTCAAAGGTGTCCTCCTGACGAAGGAGGGAATGAAGAAGGTCCTTTCCGAGTACGAGAAGGAGCTGTCCAAAAGCGTAAGGCATCCGGAATTAAAGAAGAACGTGACAAAAAAGAGGCTCATTCGCCTTGAGGCCTACAAGCTCATCAAGCACCTCATTGGGGTGAAGGAGTACGAACCGCTGGTGGCTTGGTTCTGA
- the csa5 gene encoding type I-A CRISPR-associated protein Csa5, whose protein sequence is MSEYEGIVKMLRFFVQMKNFGYVDRIGNALNPEPVEVTLHEALRAFRSVRESAPVDESGRRYVEKDGKKIPVPGIPTEEEIKAFLDDVRSDIGVAKRVATLALAYPSKNESGGDE, encoded by the coding sequence ATGTCCGAATACGAAGGAATAGTAAAAATGCTGAGGTTCTTCGTACAAATGAAGAACTTCGGCTATGTGGACAGGATTGGAAACGCCCTAAATCCTGAACCTGTGGAAGTAACGCTCCACGAGGCCCTGAGGGCCTTCAGGTCAGTACGCGAAAGCGCCCCCGTTGACGAAAGTGGAAGAAGGTACGTGGAGAAGGACGGGAAGAAGATTCCGGTTCCAGGCATACCCACTGAGGAAGAGATTAAGGCTTTTCTCGACGATGTACGCTCCGATATTGGCGTTGCAAAGCGTGTTGCAACCCTTGCCCTTGCGTATCCCTCAAAAAATGAGTCTGGAGGGGATGAGTGA
- the cas7a gene encoding type I-A CRISPR-associated protein Cas7/Csa2, with protein sequence MFLSVGVRFEANVEALNMVETAGNYSKHRRVPYLVEEDGRLKTVYVPALSGESLAHAYQEHLVREALGLGLPVCDDCRRDEFYKSMNKVHLKKKVNPIPDDPRDIEIAIVRSCVVEDVGGFLYAEKPPVRRSSAFQVSYALPVKSVALFATSEPQLHARHAQMDSSSKKGNASEQMIYYVETGTALYGFTFNLDLDAIGVSAITSEPILDEDEIKTRREAALRALFRMLSSAQFGAKLSRFFPVGGITEVAVAVTEHPFVVTSPIYDDYIARTERRLKVLEGLGENYLFAVATGEKVPEEALKEAMDYLREQGAF encoded by the coding sequence ATGTTTTTGAGCGTTGGTGTTAGGTTTGAGGCGAACGTCGAGGCTTTGAACATGGTTGAAACGGCCGGAAACTACAGCAAGCACAGGCGCGTTCCCTACCTCGTTGAGGAGGACGGCAGGCTCAAGACAGTCTACGTTCCGGCGCTGAGCGGTGAGAGCCTCGCCCATGCCTACCAGGAGCACCTCGTTAGGGAAGCTCTCGGCCTGGGCCTGCCAGTCTGCGACGACTGCAGGAGGGACGAGTTCTACAAGTCCATGAACAAGGTTCACCTCAAGAAGAAGGTCAACCCGATTCCCGACGACCCGAGGGATATTGAAATTGCCATAGTAAGGTCCTGTGTTGTTGAAGACGTTGGCGGTTTCCTCTACGCGGAGAAGCCACCGGTCAGAAGGAGCTCAGCCTTTCAGGTCAGCTACGCCCTGCCCGTCAAGTCTGTTGCCCTCTTCGCGACTTCAGAACCCCAGCTCCACGCGAGGCACGCCCAGATGGACTCCTCAAGCAAGAAGGGCAACGCCTCTGAGCAGATGATATACTACGTGGAGACCGGCACTGCTCTCTACGGCTTCACGTTTAACCTCGACCTCGATGCCATAGGTGTGAGCGCCATAACCTCGGAGCCGATTCTCGACGAGGACGAGATAAAGACCAGGCGTGAGGCCGCCTTGAGGGCTCTCTTCAGGATGCTCTCCTCCGCGCAGTTCGGAGCAAAGCTCTCCCGCTTTTTCCCGGTGGGAGGCATAACCGAGGTGGCAGTAGCCGTCACAGAACACCCGTTTGTCGTCACATCCCCGATTTACGACGATTACATTGCCAGAACGGAGAGAAGGCTAAAAGTTCTTGAGGGCCTTGGAGAGAATTACCTCTTCGCCGTCGCGACTGGAGAGAAGGTTCCGGAGGAAGCCCTGAAGGAGGCGATGGACTACCTCAGGGAGCAGGGAGCGTTCTGA
- the cas5a gene encoding type I-A CRISPR-associated protein Cas5a → MVPLTFFLKVMMRPTGIVALRALPQSKMRTALRYVPPTTLIGAISYPLHHLSGNRAETVYDRKTVKSTADGIRNLFEWVTIKTIGKPRLYGALLKINKTHRGELQTAVTSFPFAVMYGSGDSTITAVYLVNGEELSKGPYTMKDLERAAWGITRLGSRESVVSVENVETGKAEISEASSAETSYAFPFKGFEVQGRGTLQSVVDWRSGIGDYSSAKRIVMFYPEDTVKVRGELRTATVGGETLVLAP, encoded by the coding sequence GTGGTTCCCTTGACTTTCTTTTTAAAGGTCATGATGAGACCAACGGGAATAGTGGCCCTCCGCGCCCTGCCGCAGAGCAAGATGAGAACGGCACTTCGCTACGTTCCCCCGACGACGCTTATTGGGGCGATATCCTATCCACTCCACCACCTCTCAGGAAACAGGGCCGAGACTGTATATGACAGGAAAACGGTCAAAAGCACCGCAGACGGGATTAGGAACCTGTTCGAGTGGGTGACCATTAAAACCATTGGGAAGCCAAGACTATACGGAGCACTGCTGAAGATTAACAAAACACACAGGGGCGAGCTCCAAACGGCCGTCACATCATTTCCCTTCGCGGTGATGTACGGTTCAGGGGACTCCACAATAACTGCGGTCTACCTCGTGAACGGGGAGGAGCTCTCCAAAGGGCCTTATACGATGAAAGACCTCGAAAGGGCGGCGTGGGGAATAACAAGGCTTGGTTCAAGGGAGTCAGTGGTCAGCGTTGAGAACGTTGAGACGGGTAAAGCCGAGATATCCGAAGCTTCCAGTGCTGAGACATCATACGCGTTCCCCTTCAAGGGATTCGAAGTGCAGGGCAGGGGCACACTGCAGTCTGTAGTGGACTGGCGCTCAGGGATTGGTGACTATTCCAGCGCGAAGCGCATCGTGATGTTCTACCCTGAGGATACTGTCAAGGTAAGAGGAGAGCTGAGAACCGCTACCGTAGGGGGTGAGACCCTTGTCCTCGCTCCTTGA
- the cas8a2 gene encoding type I-A CRISPR-associated protein Cas8a2/Csx9, translating to MSSLLEAIANYPYEGLTRELLSLGMSWVVINTGTLEPDANELADSLEGALRSLGDRAKAHTSKMGRNDGSSFDKVLKVWFNRSAPETYGELFELVVTETVKLLRKGLLDPRASLTSVRVDKNGTYLGVEFDGQTWKQPGKKPKAEYYAILPAIIKQPEYYERQSGFLIPTTGQKAQIRLDPLWFSFVALGFFTGFAGFVGGRYYLITKPGIEGFWPYEVEDIVVQGLLPITEAGIRGRLSLSTEELYEMKLAMKLAEENRDVPEEAYPVVLHVISLEGQVYTELKTVQLDLSGLSRYLNSYVGRIKALSTGGVPLTVELKEGKATVHKYPLWALVDVAEKELSRRVTGDGEMLAYIFVKDLYRAINSGNKRLIEDSLFRLFRQGRALLEGNARASGELRKVLRAFMWKPHMEVLL from the coding sequence TTGTCCTCGCTCCTTGAGGCGATTGCAAATTACCCCTACGAGGGCCTGACAAGGGAACTCCTTTCCCTCGGGATGTCATGGGTAGTTATAAATACCGGAACCCTTGAACCGGACGCGAACGAGCTGGCGGATTCCCTTGAAGGCGCCCTCCGTTCACTCGGCGATAGGGCTAAGGCGCACACTTCCAAGATGGGCCGGAACGACGGGAGCTCCTTCGATAAGGTTCTCAAGGTCTGGTTCAACAGGAGCGCTCCCGAAACCTATGGGGAGCTTTTCGAGCTGGTCGTCACTGAAACAGTTAAACTCCTCAGGAAGGGACTCCTCGACCCCAGAGCCTCTCTAACGTCCGTTAGAGTTGATAAGAACGGGACATATCTTGGCGTTGAGTTTGATGGCCAAACATGGAAACAGCCCGGAAAGAAACCAAAAGCGGAATATTACGCGATACTGCCTGCAATAATCAAGCAACCAGAATACTACGAGCGTCAGAGCGGTTTTCTCATCCCAACTACAGGTCAGAAAGCACAGATACGTCTTGACCCGCTGTGGTTCTCTTTCGTTGCCTTGGGGTTCTTTACGGGTTTTGCAGGCTTTGTCGGCGGCAGGTATTACCTGATAACAAAGCCAGGGATAGAAGGGTTCTGGCCGTATGAGGTTGAGGACATAGTTGTTCAGGGATTGTTACCGATAACGGAGGCAGGAATCCGCGGGAGGCTTTCGCTGAGCACGGAGGAGCTCTACGAGATGAAGCTTGCAATGAAGCTTGCCGAGGAAAACAGGGACGTTCCCGAGGAGGCTTACCCCGTTGTCCTCCACGTGATTAGCCTTGAGGGGCAGGTGTACACAGAACTCAAAACGGTCCAGCTTGACCTCTCAGGCCTTAGTAGATACCTGAATTCCTACGTGGGGCGCATCAAGGCCCTTAGCACGGGGGGAGTTCCCCTAACCGTGGAGCTGAAGGAAGGAAAGGCCACGGTTCACAAATATCCCCTGTGGGCCCTCGTTGACGTTGCCGAGAAGGAGTTGAGCAGGCGGGTAACTGGTGACGGGGAGATGCTCGCTTACATCTTCGTCAAAGACCTTTATCGTGCCATCAACAGCGGGAACAAAAGGCTCATTGAGGACTCCCTGTTCAGACTATTCCGCCAGGGCAGGGCTTTGCTTGAAGGAAATGCGAGGGCAAGCGGCGAGCTAAGGAAAGTTCTGAGGGCGTTCATGTGGAAACCCCACATGGAGGTGCTCCTGTGA
- the cas3 gene encoding CRISPR-associated helicase Cas3', whose product MRPYEEALKRLADVKGFMPERRPLLEEAFSFLTSSPKPFLILNAPTGYGKTLLSYALALHSLNDASLFDRVIHVLPMRSIIEDVQRTAEEAFGFSRTKMMGSSGEFMHLFPLNITTADTFTWDLLKLNTKRRHLVKAGREFGYDYLTQASILTSLVVFDEAHFLLEDESMATAFSSVVEFLTSQGVPIVVMTATLSSGHVEFFEKHARKNGYEFEVLKPDENDPFIRRELQKDISMTFGNGNPLEFVEPGKRNAVIVNTVERAVELYNRALDEDTGFGKDRIVLIHGRMKPSHKQALIDRLRRLKNEEFLLIGTQAVEAGVDFSSDVMVTDRAPINSLLQRLGRLARHARDSEGQVVIMEDAPTGPYPSEKVELTVNLLKEEGIHPRVPQTYERIVNEVHGSSLVSVTKLINKSLSGKLVKFMAEPSKRAPQVLGEIERLIQQGIPIMRGFLIPLSVEGEVVLISPRKLLDLYSKGLVELKDIKFELRGISDAYRVAKSLALGEDVEVIYVGDYDRERGIP is encoded by the coding sequence GTGAGGCCCTATGAAGAAGCCCTCAAAAGGCTCGCAGATGTCAAGGGCTTTATGCCCGAGAGGAGGCCCCTCCTTGAGGAGGCGTTTAGCTTTTTGACCTCCTCCCCAAAGCCGTTTCTCATTCTGAACGCTCCCACGGGTTACGGCAAAACCCTCCTCAGCTACGCCCTCGCGCTTCACTCCCTAAATGATGCCTCTCTCTTTGACAGGGTCATCCACGTCCTCCCCATGAGGTCAATTATTGAGGACGTTCAGAGAACGGCCGAGGAGGCCTTCGGTTTTTCAAGGACGAAGATGATGGGGTCGAGCGGCGAGTTCATGCACCTCTTTCCCCTGAACATCACAACCGCCGACACGTTCACGTGGGACTTACTGAAGCTCAACACAAAGAGAAGGCACCTCGTGAAGGCGGGAAGGGAGTTCGGCTACGACTACCTCACCCAGGCTTCGATTTTAACGTCTCTCGTTGTCTTTGATGAGGCCCACTTTCTGCTGGAAGATGAATCCATGGCGACGGCATTCAGCTCGGTTGTTGAGTTTCTGACCTCTCAGGGAGTTCCAATCGTCGTGATGACCGCCACTCTTTCCAGTGGCCACGTTGAGTTCTTTGAAAAGCATGCGAGAAAAAACGGCTACGAGTTTGAAGTGCTCAAACCCGATGAAAACGACCCCTTCATAAGGAGGGAACTCCAGAAGGACATCTCGATGACGTTTGGTAATGGCAACCCGCTTGAGTTCGTTGAACCCGGGAAGAGGAACGCCGTCATAGTTAACACCGTTGAAAGGGCGGTTGAGCTGTACAATCGGGCCTTAGATGAGGATACTGGGTTCGGGAAGGACCGAATAGTCCTGATTCATGGCAGAATGAAGCCAAGCCACAAACAGGCCCTCATTGACCGCCTCAGAAGGCTCAAAAATGAAGAGTTTCTCCTGATTGGAACTCAAGCGGTTGAGGCCGGCGTTGATTTTTCGAGCGATGTAATGGTTACCGACAGGGCACCCATCAACTCCCTCCTCCAGCGCCTTGGAAGGCTCGCCAGGCATGCCCGGGACAGTGAGGGCCAGGTGGTTATCATGGAAGACGCACCTACCGGACCGTATCCTTCCGAAAAGGTTGAACTCACCGTTAACCTTCTGAAGGAGGAGGGGATTCACCCCAGGGTTCCCCAGACCTATGAGCGGATAGTGAACGAAGTTCATGGCTCAAGTCTTGTGTCCGTTACAAAGCTAATCAACAAGTCGTTGAGCGGAAAACTCGTCAAGTTCATGGCTGAACCCTCCAAAAGAGCACCCCAAGTTCTTGGAGAAATCGAGAGGCTTATCCAGCAGGGAATCCCGATTATGAGAGGTTTTCTTATTCCGCTTTCCGTTGAAGGTGAGGTCGTGCTCATAAGCCCGAGGAAGCTCCTTGACCTTTACTCAAAGGGCCTCGTCGAGCTGAAAGATATTAAATTTGAGCTACGCGGAATCAGCGATGCCTACCGCGTTGCAAAGAGTTTAGCGCTTGGTGAAGATGTTGAGGTTATCTACGTTGGGGATTACGACCGGGAGCGTGGTATACCATGA
- a CDS encoding CRISPR-associated endonuclease Cas3'', with the protein MRPCAYFSNGKCIETMEAHIRRGLELIDCLYLARNYGAFLGRLLELNPTAAGDLLRKAYVLHDVGKCLEMFQNRRGGFGYHEFYSYLVARKVLAGFGEAGDIASVAILLHHHDWIRKTIVKRPPSLRLAEECPGLIQALSGLEVPDKIPWSEPVEEYSCVEKTLKRSLRAVYTLLLPIVVADNYAAACNRGGKGSTLGKEILETLKVRGWDLAGCLPGGL; encoded by the coding sequence ATGAGGCCTTGCGCTTACTTCAGCAACGGAAAGTGCATCGAAACGATGGAAGCCCACATACGGAGAGGTCTCGAGCTGATTGATTGCCTTTATCTCGCGAGGAACTACGGGGCCTTTCTCGGAAGGCTCCTTGAACTTAACCCCACTGCCGCAGGGGACCTGTTGAGAAAGGCGTACGTTCTACACGACGTTGGGAAGTGCCTTGAGATGTTTCAGAACAGGAGAGGGGGTTTCGGCTACCACGAGTTCTACTCATACCTTGTAGCGCGAAAAGTCTTGGCAGGCTTTGGAGAAGCCGGAGATATTGCTTCCGTCGCAATTCTACTCCATCACCACGACTGGATACGGAAAACAATCGTCAAAAGACCTCCAAGTTTAAGACTGGCTGAAGAGTGCCCCGGACTAATACAGGCACTTTCAGGCCTCGAAGTTCCTGATAAAATACCCTGGAGTGAACCCGTTGAGGAATACTCCTGCGTCGAGAAAACTCTCAAGAGAAGCCTTCGGGCAGTTTATACCCTCCTTCTGCCGATTGTGGTGGCGGACAACTACGCCGCGGCGTGTAACAGGGGAGGGAAGGGGAGCACTCTTGGGAAGGAAATCCTGGAGACCCTGAAGGTGAGGGGGTGGGACCTTGCTGGTTGTCTTCCCGGTGGGCTTTGA
- the csa3 gene encoding CRISPR-associated CARF protein Csa3, with amino-acid sequence MLVVFPVGFDEKFILRALMRKREEIDGLGRGDKLIAVLPKGYREEQRTVNALKAIESIVGPIVGEENIIHLEVPSNGDEMVVTIKRSVEDNMTRDRVVLAVLSGGMRPLVVGTLLALMSLKSTRVIVESDFENLSGHISLELGSFLAPYSRRWAMILCGLMKGKSVRAIAEELGVSPATISNELKKMADYYLVRSERPDGRAPRYQITRAGKTYIKLMGVSCNET; translated from the coding sequence TTGCTGGTTGTCTTCCCGGTGGGCTTTGATGAGAAGTTCATACTCAGGGCGTTGATGAGAAAGAGAGAAGAGATAGACGGTCTCGGCAGGGGAGACAAACTCATTGCCGTTTTACCAAAGGGCTACAGAGAGGAACAAAGGACGGTGAATGCCCTGAAGGCAATAGAAAGCATAGTTGGGCCGATAGTAGGGGAGGAGAACATCATTCACTTGGAGGTTCCTTCAAATGGCGATGAGATGGTAGTCACAATAAAGCGAAGTGTGGAAGACAACATGACCAGAGACAGGGTTGTCCTTGCAGTTCTCTCGGGGGGAATGAGGCCCCTCGTTGTTGGGACTTTACTGGCACTCATGAGCCTAAAGAGCACGCGGGTCATCGTTGAGAGCGACTTCGAGAACCTCTCAGGCCACATCTCCCTTGAGCTTGGTTCGTTTCTGGCTCCCTACAGCAGGAGGTGGGCTATGATTTTGTGCGGTTTGATGAAGGGAAAGAGCGTTAGAGCAATAGCGGAGGAGCTTGGCGTCTCTCCAGCGACGATAAGCAACGAGTTGAAGAAGATGGCGGATTATTATTTAGTTAGGAGCGAACGTCCCGATGGTCGGGCCCCGAGGTATCAAATCACGCGGGCGGGTAAGACGTACATTAAGCTGATGGGGGTCAGTTGCAATGAGACTTGA
- a CDS encoding CRISPR-associated protein Cas4, protein MNLPEEIKSFNERIKNAINGNHRPERRIWVTSLSYCLRKTALDIYLNAYSPSRSWEARIGSALHGWLAEVVGSAEFEVPVEYELKEGWKLVGRVDAVKGPYVLEFKFKGFEGNGEGIPRKNHDLEHAEPSREWVEQINAYMGMLGKEKGYIYIFDRNGLDFRVFPVEFDETLFRRFLGRAKRVIEAVEELESGKFPSWISTVGRKGWVCNRCPYKPICAEIDREELKVK, encoded by the coding sequence ATGAACCTCCCGGAAGAAATCAAATCCTTCAACGAGAGAATTAAGAACGCCATAAACGGCAACCACAGGCCCGAGAGAAGGATATGGGTAACCTCTCTAAGCTACTGCCTCAGGAAGACCGCCCTTGACATATACCTCAACGCGTACAGTCCCTCGCGTAGCTGGGAAGCCAGGATAGGCTCCGCCCTGCACGGCTGGCTGGCGGAGGTCGTTGGGAGCGCGGAGTTCGAAGTGCCGGTTGAATACGAACTGAAGGAGGGCTGGAAGCTCGTTGGGCGGGTTGATGCCGTTAAGGGCCCCTACGTTCTTGAGTTCAAGTTCAAGGGGTTTGAGGGCAACGGGGAAGGGATTCCGCGAAAAAATCACGACCTTGAGCACGCGGAGCCATCGCGGGAGTGGGTCGAGCAGATTAACGCCTACATGGGGATGCTCGGAAAGGAGAAGGGATACATCTACATCTTCGACAGGAACGGGCTCGACTTCCGGGTGTTTCCTGTCGAGTTTGATGAGACTCTCTTCAGGAGGTTCCTGGGGAGGGCCAAAAGGGTTATTGAGGCCGTAGAGGAGCTGGAAAGCGGGAAGTTCCCAAGCTGGATATCGACGGTTGGGCGGAAAGGCTGGGTATGCAACCGCTGTCCCTATAAGCCGATTTGCGCCGAGATTGACAGGGAGGAGCTAAAGGTCAAATGA
- the cas2 gene encoding CRISPR-associated endonuclease Cas2: MYIIVVYDVNVKRVNHVKKFLRQHLHWVQNSVFEGEVTGAEYERIKAGLKEIIDESEDSVVIYRLRSQPLRDVLGTEKNPMENII; encoded by the coding sequence ATGTACATCATCGTGGTCTATGATGTGAACGTGAAGCGCGTCAACCACGTCAAGAAGTTCCTCCGCCAGCACCTCCACTGGGTCCAGAACAGCGTCTTCGAGGGAGAAGTCACGGGGGCAGAGTACGAGCGCATCAAGGCAGGGCTGAAGGAGATAATAGACGAAAGCGAAGATTCGGTGGTAATCTACCGCCTTCGCTCACAGCCCCTCCGCGACGTCCTTGGAACGGAAAAGAACCCGATGGAGAACATCATTTGA
- a CDS encoding acetate--CoA ligase family protein, with amino-acid sequence MDRIAKAREIIEKAKAENRPLVEPEAKEILKLYGVPVPDFKVATNEEEAVQFAREIGYPVVMKIVSPQIIHKSDAGGVKVNIKNDEEARQAFRTIMENAKNYKPDADLWGVIIYKMLPLGKEVIVGMIRDPQFGPAIMFGLGGIFVEILKDVSFRVAPITKDEALDMIKEIKAYPILAGARGEKPVDIDALADIIVKVGELALELPEIKELDINPIFAYEDGAVAVDARMLL; translated from the coding sequence ATGGACAGGATTGCTAAGGCTAGGGAAATAATCGAGAAGGCCAAGGCCGAGAATAGGCCGCTCGTCGAGCCTGAGGCGAAGGAGATACTCAAGCTTTACGGCGTCCCGGTTCCGGACTTCAAGGTCGCCACAAACGAGGAAGAGGCCGTTCAGTTCGCCAGGGAGATTGGCTACCCGGTCGTTATGAAGATTGTTTCTCCGCAGATCATCCACAAGAGCGACGCCGGCGGCGTTAAGGTCAACATCAAGAACGATGAGGAGGCCAGGCAGGCCTTCAGGACCATCATGGAGAACGCCAAGAACTACAAGCCGGACGCCGACCTCTGGGGTGTCATAATCTACAAGATGCTCCCGCTCGGCAAGGAGGTCATCGTCGGTATGATCCGCGACCCGCAGTTCGGCCCTGCCATCATGTTCGGTCTCGGTGGTATCTTCGTTGAAATCCTCAAGGACGTCAGCTTCCGCGTTGCCCCGATAACCAAGGACGAGGCCCTCGACATGATCAAGGAGATCAAGGCCTACCCGATTTTAGCAGGAGCCCGCGGTGAGAAGCCGGTAGACATAGACGCCTTAGCGGACATCATAGTCAAGGTCGGCGAGCTCGCCCTCGAGCTTCCGGAGATTAAGGAGCTCGACATCAACCCGATCTTCGCCTACGAAGACGGCGCTGTCGCCGTCGACGCGAGGATGCTTCTCTGA